A window of Miscanthus floridulus cultivar M001 chromosome 12, ASM1932011v1, whole genome shotgun sequence genomic DNA:
CCCCCTTCTCTGCTCCCAATCATGGAGCAGCAGGAGAGCAGCATCCAGAGGGAGCATCATCACCAGCTGGGCTACAACCTCGAGGCCAACTCCCTGGCGCTGCTCCCCCcgtccaacgccgccgccgcccaccaccacgccaccaccattGCCGGCCACAGCGCCCACGACATCCTCCAGTTCTACCCTGCTTCCGCCTCGCACTACCTCGcctccgccggcggcggcggcaaccccTACAGCCACTTCTCCTCCGCCGGGACCGGGAGCACCTTCCACCAGTCGTCCTACTACCCGCCGGCCGCGCCCGAGTACTACTTCCCCACCCTTGTCAGCTCCGCCGAGGAGAACATGGCCAGCTTCGCCGCCACGCAGCTGGGGCTCAACCTCGGCTACCGGACCTACTTCCCGCCGAGAGGAGGGTACACGTACGGCCACCACCCGCCGCGCTGCCAGGCCGAGGGATGCAAGGCCGATCTCTCCAGCGCCAAGCGCTACCACCGCCGCCACAAGGTGTGCGAGCACCACTCTAAGGCGCCCGGAGTCGTCACCGCCGGTGGACTGCATCAGAGGTTCTGCCAGCAGTGCAGCAGGTCAGTCAGTCAGTAGATTCGATTCAATCCAATTCATCGATGATAGATGCACATCGATCTCTGGCCTGGTTCTCAACTTAATTCGAGGGGTAAATAAGCTACCTTTACGGTTGGGTTGGGTAATTAATAATACTTCAGATATctatatacagcctgttcgctttgctcgtatacgatcgtggattataagttgaaagtctggaacagtatttttctctcacaccaaaccagccagcaatagataatccatgatcgtttacaacgaacaggctgatagatCTTGTCTACACATACATATCTGAAACACACACGAGTTGCATTAAGTGATCTCAAAGTCCCCTCCAGTTCATTGTCCAGCTTGATCGAAACTGATTTCATGCATGCTCTCACGTTTTGTTTGGCTCTCTTCCAAGCTGGAATTTTGTCAGAGAAATCTTTTTGGATGATAGATTACTTTGTTTCGTCTTAAGATATATCACTTACAGTTTTTGTGGATAATTATTTTACCCTTTTTAGTTTAGTTATAAAAGTCAAATTGAACAAAGGGTGAAAGCTATTGCTTTTATTTTCCATGATATCATCCTTGCCCTTGTTTCTCTCTGACTTCGTCTCTTCAGCTGCATTTTAAGCAAATCCCTACATTTCGTTATATATGTTTCCATTTCATGAGCTTTCTCCAAAAAAACTCATATTTCTTGAGACAAATATCACTAGCCTATCATCCCAAAATGGTTGTACTCCTACTTACCAACTACTACTTCTCGATCTACATACTATTATATGGCAATTAAATCCAACAACAAAGCCAACATGCTGAATTGACAAAATCCAGTTAAATGCAAAATACTTAGGCTGCAAAGCTAAAGATCTGTAAGCCATGTTCTCTCTTCATACTATTATATGGCAATTAAATCCAACAACAAAGCCAACATGTTGAATTGACAAAATCCAGTTAACACAAAATGCAAAATACTTACTGGCTGCAAAGCTAAAGATCTGTAAGCCATGTTCTCTCTTCATATATCCCTTTGCCCTTGAAATGTGTCCTCAATAACAAGGCATTTTTCTGTTCGCCATTTGCAGAAATTTGTCCTTGATTTTTTTGTCTCTTCTCCTCTTCCAGTTTATTTCTTCCTGGGCATTATTATTTACTCCTTTCCACTTATTTCCTCCTATATTACTCGTTTCCATTTATTTCATTGACTTCTCCTTCGCATTTTCGATCGAGTAGTTATTGCTTGACACAGTGAGCTGGCTGTACAAGTATTGGCCTCTCAAAAGTCAGAAGCAAGCTAAGGCTACTTTCTTCCAAGTATCGCAAGACTTTGTACAGCCGGCGTACGTACGTACGAGCAAAAATCGCAAATGCAAGCAACAACGTACGCCTTAATTCTCtctaccctctctctctctctcgctcgctcgtaTATTGTTTCTCCTCCAGCAAGTGGCTGGTATAGTAGAAATCCGTTGGCCAGACCGCCAGAGAAGATATATATATACGTCTCTTACCGGCCAATCCATATGGACCGGCCGGACCTGCAAATAGATCTCGTCTGAAGAGCAAGCACGTGTGAAGTAATTACCGGCAATGCATTTAAGGGTAAACAGGGTCTCTCCCAGAATGATTCACCACGTTGAGACACACCATATGAGTCAGTTGCAAAACTCCAAGCTGTCTGCAGGGAAGAACAACAGTGGAGATATATGTTTCTCATGTTGTGGATCATCATTAGTAACATGCCATTGGTCCCCGGAATGTTCCTTTTTTCAGTTCTAGATGTTTTTACTTGAGGAAATGGACTCCTGGACTGAAATATCTCCCATCATATGCATGTACGAGGCATCATCAACTCATCATGCATTAGTATTGCTATATGTGTAGGTGATACTAATTAAGTTAGCAATCATATAATCCTACTACAATATATGAGTGATATATGTACTGCGTGACTTTGCTGGTTAGTTGGTATTTCATGTGTATGCATGTTTTCTCATATAACCCTTGCTTcaattctttttctctttttcatCGTCCATCTTTCTCACTCAGATTCCATCTGCTGGATGAGTtcgacgatgccaagaagagtTGTAGGAAACGCCTAGCGGACCACAACCGTCGCCGCCGGAAGTCAAAGCCTTCGGATGCTGATGCCGGAGACAAGAAAAGGGCACATGCGAACAAAGCAGCTGCTGCTAAAGACAGTACGTGATATATGCTATACTCGATCTCTAAACTATATTTCCCTTTTGTTGTTACTGCTGTGTCTCCAAAAGTTTCCTCTTTTATTGAGAAGACTGAACACACGAAGGTGCTCAGTTGTGCACTACGACAACATGCACATGCTTATATATAATTGACCTATATACATAGCCTGTTCGTTTTAGTAACATATATGACACCATTTCCTTGGAATCAAAATCTCAACAGAAGCAGGAAGTAGCAgcaagaacatggacattggagATGGGTTGGGTACACAGATACTGGGAAGTGCACTCTTGTTCAAAGAACAAGATCAAGCCATGGATCTTGGAGAGGTGGTGAAAGAAGCAGTGGATCCCAAGGGGAAGGCATCAATACAACAGCACCACGGCATCCATCAACAGCATCACGGCTTCCCCTTCCATTCATCGTCAGCTGCAGGCTCTTGCTTCCCCCAGACCCAAGCAGTTTCCAGTGATACCACATCAAATATAGCTCAAGTGCAAGAGCCAAGCTTAGGGTTCCACCATCAGCACCACCAACACAGCAACATCTTGCAGCTCGGCCAGGCTATGTTTGATCTCGACTTCGATCACTAGTCAATATGTGTGATgcactctctctttctcacccctccctctctctcttttgtttGTGAGCGTACTCCGAATATTTTTTCCCTTTTAAATTATCTGTGTTAATTACTGTAATGTGGACATAATAATGATAGTCTATGTTTGCCATGCAAATCATCCATTAATCATTTCATTGCTCATTATAGTAGTACTTCTTGCTGCACATGTGTACTTGCAATCCTCTCTATTATATATAGCTAACCATTTTAGTGCTCCTCTATGGGCCGGGTAAGGGTAAGCAGGTTAGTTACCGCATCGAAATAACTTGTGTGTGATGAAAGAAAAATATGTCTACTAAGCTTTAATACACCTGTCAACATGTTTTGTTAAATATAAGAACTATTCATGCAAGGACAGATATGAGTCTCGGTCTTATGAGTTATGAGTGAGTGGTTAAGTCTTACTTTCAAAGTACAAGGTAAATATCCACCAATGACAAACAATATTAGTTGAGAGGAATTTAGAATACACATAAACATGTCAAGCTATCTTTTTGCGCTCTATTATATACATGGTACCGAACCTTTTTTTAGTACTCGTGGATGCGTGCATGTGAAACTCAACTCAGCGCATTACACAATGTGTACAATAAACATGTTTTTATTCGTTCCAGTGGCATCAATGCTAACTAAATTCTGGAACAATTAAATGAACAGGAGTATATAGTAGAAGCTGCTGAGCAAATTTATGGTAAGGTATATATATATGACTATTAGAAAACTATACTCAACTTCCAACCAAATTGATTTAGTCTTTTCTGATGAACTTTCACTTTCAAAGCTAGAGATCAGTtgaacagcctgttcgcttgttggtttcagccagggcttatcatccagccaacagtgttttcctctcataacaaaccatCACCAGCCG
This region includes:
- the LOC136497171 gene encoding protein LIGULELESS 1-like, translating into MMNLSAAANAACDEFPYVPSNAGAAPPSLLPIMEQQESSIQREHHHQLGYNLEANSLALLPPSNAAAAHHHATTIAGHSAHDILQFYPASASHYLASAGGGGNPYSHFSSAGTGSTFHQSSYYPPAAPEYYFPTLVSSAEENMASFAATQLGLNLGYRTYFPPRGGYTYGHHPPRCQAEGCKADLSSAKRYHRRHKVCEHHSKAPGVVTAGGLHQRFCQQCSRFHLLDEFDDAKKSCRKRLADHNRRRRKSKPSDADAGDKKRAHANKAAAAKDKAGSSSKNMDIGDGLGTQILGSALLFKEQDQAMDLGEVVKEAVDPKGKASIQQHHGIHQQHHGFPFHSSSAAGSCFPQTQAVSSDTTSNIAQVQEPSLGFHHQHHQHSNILQLGQAMFDLDFDH